The segment GCTGGCGTTTTCACCGACGGGCGAGTTGCTGGCGTTTTACGCCAAGATGCGCCCGTTCACGCCCGGTGGTGAATCGAAGGCCTACGCCGCGGGCGAACGGCCGACGGTGTTTGACTGGCAGGGATGGAAGGTTGCCATGTTCGTCTGTTACGACCTGCGGTTCCCCGAGATTTTTCGCGAGGCAACGGCCTCGCATCAGCCGCATCTGTTCACGGTCATTGCCAACTGGCCGGTGAAACGCACCCACCACTGGACGCGACTGCTCCAGGCCCGCGCCATCGAGAACCAGGCTTATGTCGTCGGCGTGAATCGCGCCGGGACCGACCCGCAATACGTTTACAATGGACGCTCGGCGATTGTGGATTACCACGGTGAGATTCTGGCGGACGCCGCGGATCGCGAGGATTGCATCAGCAGTCGACTGGATTT is part of the Candidatus Angelobacter sp. genome and harbors:
- a CDS encoding nitrilase-related carbon-nitrogen hydrolase, translating into MNVIALQFDIAWENKAANFDKVRRLLAKAAPEKDSLAVLPEMFATGFTMNTGAMAEAYGEETEQFLATTAKEFGVCLIGGAPMRGRDGKARNKSLAFSPTGELLAFYAKMRPFTPGGESKAYAAGERPTVFDWQGWKVAMFVCYDLRFPEIFREATASHQPHLFTVIANWPVKRTHHWTRLLQARAIENQAYVVGVNRAGTDPQYVYNGRSAIVDYHGEILADAADREDCISSRLDFDALEKYRTDVPFLADLRW